A genomic region of Leptotrichia hofstadii contains the following coding sequences:
- a CDS encoding BMC domain-containing protein — MATLNALGMIETKGLVAAVEAADAMVKAANVTLIGKEHVGGGLVTVLVRGDVGAVKAATDAGAAAAERVGELISIHVIPRPHTEIEAILPKSRVVEGE; from the coding sequence ATGGCAACATTAAATGCATTAGGAATGATTGAAACTAAAGGATTGGTAGCGGCAGTAGAAGCTGCAGACGCAATGGTAAAAGCTGCAAATGTTACTCTAATCGGAAAAGAACACGTAGGTGGAGGACTAGTAACAGTATTAGTAAGAGGAGATGTAGGAGCAGTTAAGGCTGCAACAGATGCAGGAGCTGCGGCTGCTGAAAGAGTAGGAGAATTGATTTCAATTCACGTAATTCCTCGTCCTCATACTGAAATTGAAGCTATATTGCCTAAATCAAGAGTAGTTGAGGGTGAATAA
- a CDS encoding acetaldehyde dehydrogenase (acetylating), translated as MDKDLQSIQEVRDLLNSASKAFEEYSQFSQGQIDEIVREICEEAQKHEVELAKLANEETGFGRWEDKVLKNRLASVGVYEAIKDQKTKGIILDDKEKRITEIGVPMGIIAALIPSTNPTSSTIYKIMIALKAGNAVIVSPHPNAKDCIIKTAEYLIKAAERKGAPKGLIGVIKTPTLQATQELMKHKKTSLILATGGEAMVKAAYSSGTPAIGVGPGNGPAFIERSADIRKAVKRIIDSKTFDNGVICASEQSIVTEEVIKNQVVDELKRQGAYFLNKDERNKVGSILMRANNTMNPKIVGKTALYIAAMAGITVPTTTKILVSEETEVSHLNPYSREKLCPVLGFYTEETWEKACEKCIEILENEGIGHTMSMHTNNENIVREFSLKKPVSRLLVNTAAALGGVGATTNLLPAFTLGCGTVGGSATSDNIGPLNLINIRRVAYGTKELEELKEEGSCVNTCSVDNSRVNENEIEDIIRKVLDGIIKNR; from the coding sequence ATGGATAAAGATTTACAATCAATACAAGAAGTAAGAGATTTATTAAATAGCGCAAGTAAAGCATTTGAAGAATATAGTCAGTTCTCGCAAGGTCAAATTGATGAAATAGTAAGGGAAATCTGTGAAGAAGCTCAAAAACATGAAGTTGAGCTAGCAAAACTTGCTAATGAAGAAACAGGATTTGGACGTTGGGAAGATAAAGTTCTAAAAAATAGACTTGCTTCAGTAGGAGTATATGAAGCTATAAAAGATCAGAAGACAAAAGGGATAATTCTTGATGACAAGGAAAAAAGAATAACTGAAATAGGAGTTCCAATGGGTATAATTGCAGCCTTGATTCCATCAACTAATCCTACTTCGTCAACAATTTATAAAATAATGATAGCATTAAAGGCAGGAAACGCAGTAATTGTAAGTCCTCACCCAAATGCAAAGGACTGTATAATTAAGACTGCAGAATACTTGATAAAAGCTGCTGAAAGAAAAGGTGCTCCAAAAGGACTTATTGGAGTTATAAAAACACCTACATTACAAGCTACACAAGAACTTATGAAACATAAAAAGACTTCATTAATTCTTGCAACAGGTGGAGAAGCGATGGTAAAAGCTGCCTATAGTTCAGGAACACCTGCAATAGGAGTAGGACCTGGAAATGGACCTGCGTTTATTGAAAGAAGTGCTGATATAAGAAAAGCTGTTAAAAGAATTATCGACAGTAAAACTTTTGATAATGGAGTAATTTGTGCTTCAGAACAATCAATAGTTACAGAAGAAGTAATTAAAAATCAAGTAGTAGATGAACTAAAAAGACAAGGAGCATACTTCCTTAACAAAGATGAAAGAAATAAAGTTGGAAGCATCCTTATGCGTGCAAACAACACAATGAATCCAAAAATAGTTGGAAAAACAGCTTTATATATAGCTGCAATGGCAGGGATAACAGTTCCTACAACTACAAAAATACTTGTTTCTGAAGAAACAGAAGTTTCTCATTTAAATCCATATTCAAGAGAAAAATTATGTCCTGTATTAGGATTTTATACAGAAGAAACTTGGGAAAAAGCATGTGAAAAATGTATAGAAATTCTTGAAAATGAAGGAATCGGACATACAATGTCAATGCACACAAATAACGAAAATATCGTAAGAGAATTTTCATTGAAAAAACCTGTGTCAAGACTGCTTGTAAATACAGCTGCGGCACTTGGAGGAGTAGGAGCAACAACTAATCTTTTACCTGCATTTACATTAGGATGTGGAACTGTTGGAGGAAGTGCAACTTCTGACAATATTGGACCATTAAATCTTATAAACATTAGAAGAGTAGCTTACGGTACAAAGGAACTGGAAGAATTGAAAGAAGAAGGTTCATGTGTAAATACATGTTCAGTTGATAATTCACGAGTGAACGAAAATGAAATTGAAGATATCATAAGAAAAGTATTGGACGGAATTATAAAAAATAGATAG
- a CDS encoding ethanolamine utilization protein produces the protein MDTQNLIEVLAREVLKEIEKRENEKLSENNEVISKKSVITVFLGNDEVLKDELKNEISFMDNVKLDSTWEDVRQNENKKVLVVSTLGINDLIDLSQGRKSIMTEFLFNDSQVILVEEGLEYKKYTKPAVLINLYDEYLEKVKEFGIKVVKRTEVKNIFCAKEKVYLKGLITESRLRKLGLKNQMLEVDAKSKVTSLAMDYIKENSIELYYERGQ, from the coding sequence ATGGATACTCAAAATTTGATAGAAGTGCTTGCAAGGGAAGTGTTAAAGGAAATTGAAAAAAGGGAAAATGAAAAATTATCTGAAAATAATGAGGTAATTTCTAAAAAATCTGTAATAACAGTTTTTTTGGGAAATGATGAGGTTTTGAAGGATGAACTTAAAAATGAAATATCATTTATGGATAATGTAAAGCTGGACAGCACATGGGAAGACGTTAGACAAAATGAAAATAAAAAAGTGCTTGTAGTATCAACTCTTGGAATAAATGATTTAATAGATCTTTCACAAGGTAGAAAAAGTATTATGACGGAGTTTCTTTTTAATGATTCACAAGTTATTCTTGTAGAAGAAGGGCTGGAATATAAAAAATATACTAAGCCTGCTGTGTTAATTAATCTTTACGACGAATATCTTGAGAAAGTAAAGGAATTTGGAATAAAGGTTGTGAAAAGAACAGAAGTTAAAAATATTTTTTGTGCAAAAGAAAAGGTTTATTTGAAGGGATTGATAACAGAAAGCAGACTTAGAAAGCTAGGATTAAAAAATCAGATGCTTGAAGTTGATGCAAAATCTAAAGTAACTTCCCTTGCAATGGATTATATAAAAGAAAATAGTATTGAATTATACTATGAAAGAGGACAATAG
- a CDS encoding cobalamin adenosyltransferase: MPVITEGMLRKLDKEGQLEKVRITEKDILTPSAREFLNVKKIDFRIKKSQEQVVNNESANANRVKDSQANTSEEKASPKRQYKDYITGATYDKKPEFMTQLFGNELVVKNHKRIVLRGKFDILQAEVIRYWKKYEKNKKLESDFAQAYRFVRDLFISEMTDTPFQERDVLGYDIDTLKDITHNTIKYYKTGHLFEINADFDETVIDINCLRALSRECEVAAVDAFYKEGKTERVDMLKALNRLSSILYLMMLKANNGDYKS; the protein is encoded by the coding sequence ATGCCTGTTATAACAGAAGGAATGCTTAGAAAATTAGATAAGGAAGGGCAGCTTGAAAAAGTACGAATAACTGAAAAAGACATCCTTACACCGTCAGCAAGAGAGTTTTTAAATGTAAAAAAAATTGATTTTAGAATAAAAAAATCACAGGAGCAAGTTGTAAATAATGAATCAGCCAATGCAAACAGAGTTAAAGACTCTCAAGCAAATACTTCCGAAGAAAAAGCCTCTCCAAAAAGACAGTATAAAGACTATATTACAGGAGCAACTTATGATAAAAAGCCTGAATTTATGACTCAACTGTTTGGAAATGAACTTGTTGTAAAAAATCATAAGAGAATTGTTTTGCGAGGTAAGTTTGATATCTTGCAGGCTGAGGTAATAAGATACTGGAAAAAATATGAAAAGAATAAAAAATTAGAAAGTGACTTTGCACAGGCATACAGATTTGTAAGAGACTTGTTTATAAGTGAGATGACCGATACACCGTTTCAGGAAAGAGATGTTCTTGGATATGACATTGATACATTAAAAGATATAACTCATAATACAATTAAATATTACAAAACAGGACATCTCTTTGAAATAAATGCTGACTTTGATGAAACAGTCATTGATATAAACTGTCTTAGAGCTTTGTCAAGAGAGTGTGAAGTTGCTGCAGTAGATGCTTTTTATAAGGAAGGGAAGACGGAAAGAGTAGACATGCTAAAGGCACTAAACCGTCTGAGCAGTATATTGTACTTGATGATGTTAAAAGCGAATAACGGAGATTATAAATCATAA
- the eutD gene encoding ethanolamine utilization phosphate acetyltransferase EutD: MDRNELERIIREKLQEIMGAEKDDTFMVEASGRHVHLTKEHVEALFGEGYELTPVKDLSQPGQFAAKERVRVIGPKGEFSNVAILGPCRNFSQVELSLTDCREIGVKGVIRESGKIEGTPGILLGVGDKYVHLDKGVIVAKRHIHMTREDAERFSVKDGETVKVKIHSDRPLIFDDVLIRVRDSFRLSMHIDFDEANSCGYISGVTGSIEK; this comes from the coding sequence ATGGATAGAAATGAATTGGAGAGAATAATAAGAGAAAAATTACAGGAAATAATGGGTGCAGAAAAAGATGATACCTTTATGGTTGAGGCTTCGGGACGACATGTGCATCTTACAAAGGAACACGTAGAAGCACTTTTCGGAGAAGGTTATGAATTGACTCCTGTAAAGGATTTATCACAGCCAGGACAATTTGCGGCGAAGGAAAGAGTTAGGGTAATCGGACCAAAAGGCGAATTTTCCAATGTTGCAATATTAGGACCATGCAGAAATTTTTCTCAAGTGGAATTATCACTTACTGACTGCCGTGAAATAGGAGTCAAGGGAGTAATAAGAGAAAGTGGAAAAATTGAAGGAACACCGGGAATATTACTGGGTGTAGGAGATAAATATGTGCATCTGGATAAAGGTGTTATTGTTGCCAAAAGACATATTCATATGACAAGAGAAGACGCAGAAAGATTTTCTGTAAAAGACGGTGAAACTGTAAAAGTAAAAATTCACAGCGACAGACCGTTAATATTTGATGATGTTTTGATAAGAGTAAGGGACAGCTTTAGACTGAGCATGCATATAGACTTTGATGAAGCCAATTCCTGCGGGTATATTTCAGGAGTGACTGGAAGTATTGAAAAGTAG
- a CDS encoding EutN/CcmL family microcompartment protein: MLIGKVVDNVWATRKDEKLKGLKLMVVEVEGTGEGHGSRKMVAADYIGSGQGDKVIIVTGSSARHIFDAETPVDATIVGIIDSLESEKE, encoded by the coding sequence ATGTTAATTGGAAAAGTTGTGGATAATGTCTGGGCAACAAGGAAGGATGAAAAACTAAAAGGATTAAAACTTATGGTAGTTGAAGTAGAAGGAACTGGCGAAGGGCATGGAAGCAGAAAAATGGTAGCGGCAGATTACATTGGATCTGGACAAGGTGACAAGGTAATAATTGTTACAGGAAGTTCTGCAAGACATATATTTGACGCTGAAACCCCTGTGGATGCAACTATTGTAGGAATAATAGACAGTTTGGAGTCGGAAAAGGAGTAA
- a CDS encoding 1-propanol dehydrogenase PduQ, whose translation MGLFQIKPDIHYGANSLDILRTLEMEKVFLVTDENMVKLKVTNKVVNILKSREIETKIYSDVKPDPTDEEIINGMLELSAYNPDCIIALGGGSPIDACKSMIYFTNQIKKAIGQNKKPKFIAIPTTSGTGSEVTSYAVVTTKDKKIPLSDSEMLPDIAILNPEFIKTLPPSIIADTGMDVLTHAIEAYVSRSRNLFTNTLALGAIKTVFADLVSNFENPGLERERIDLQIASCMAGVAFSNAGLGINHSIAHSLGARFHKPHGRLNAVIMPKVIKFNAQNKNAARYYREIAEALGFTPKEDAEGVEMLAKAIKMRAAKMGIPNNLRELGIPEEQYFSEMESIIDQIENDLCTGENPRRFNRIEMKQLLKDLY comes from the coding sequence ATGGGGTTATTTCAAATAAAACCGGATATTCATTATGGTGCTAATTCTTTGGATATATTAAGAACGCTGGAAATGGAAAAAGTATTTTTAGTTACAGATGAAAATATGGTAAAACTAAAAGTTACAAATAAAGTTGTTAATATTTTAAAATCACGGGAAATAGAAACTAAAATATATTCGGATGTAAAGCCTGATCCCACTGATGAGGAAATTATAAACGGAATGCTGGAATTAAGCGCATATAATCCTGACTGCATAATAGCACTTGGAGGAGGTTCCCCAATAGATGCCTGCAAATCAATGATTTATTTTACAAATCAGATAAAAAAGGCAATTGGACAAAATAAAAAGCCAAAATTTATTGCAATCCCTACAACGAGCGGAACAGGGTCAGAAGTAACATCTTATGCAGTTGTTACAACAAAAGATAAAAAAATACCACTAAGTGACAGTGAAATGCTGCCAGATATAGCAATCTTAAATCCAGAATTTATAAAAACTCTTCCACCATCAATAATTGCAGACACTGGAATGGATGTTTTGACACACGCCATAGAAGCATATGTTTCAAGATCTAGAAATCTGTTTACAAATACACTTGCGCTAGGAGCAATAAAAACTGTTTTTGCTGATTTGGTAAGCAATTTTGAAAATCCTGGGCTGGAAAGGGAAAGAATTGATTTACAGATTGCTTCGTGCATGGCAGGAGTAGCATTCAGCAATGCAGGATTAGGAATAAACCACAGCATAGCACATTCGCTAGGGGCAAGATTTCATAAGCCGCATGGACGGCTTAATGCAGTAATAATGCCAAAAGTTATAAAGTTTAATGCACAAAATAAGAATGCGGCAAGATATTACCGTGAAATTGCTGAAGCGTTGGGATTTACACCTAAAGAAGATGCAGAAGGTGTGGAAATGCTAGCAAAAGCCATCAAAATGAGAGCGGCTAAAATGGGAATACCAAATAATTTAAGAGAACTAGGAATCCCGGAGGAACAATATTTTTCTGAAATGGAAAGTATCATTGATCAGATAGAAAATGATCTGTGTACAGGGGAAAATCCTAGACGATTTAACAGAATTGAAATGAAGCAGTTATTGAAAGATTTATATTAA